One region of Malania oleifera isolate guangnan ecotype guangnan chromosome 6, ASM2987363v1, whole genome shotgun sequence genomic DNA includes:
- the LOC131157706 gene encoding pentatricopeptide repeat-containing protein At3g29230-like — translation MAVRFKSSKPTASFSSRTLEKFIKTHRNLSKSSPRIWTDNEDDPLEVDLQGYCILNLNHPFLRSLDSCSGTMREFNQIQSQLIVSGIFQHPLATSRAVKKLCASPITAKHALSLFDSLEEPDAFICNTIMRSLVNFNDPHVALTFYYQQMVGKGVLPNHYTFPLVVKISAELGLVWVGEKNHALILKYGLNLDLFVRNSLIHMYSVCGRIGAARVLFDACSQSDLVTWNSMIDGYVKNGEVGLARELFDEMWGRDIFSWNSMLAGYVGIEDMKTAKNLFERMPFRDVVSWNCMIDGYARIGDIAGAHELFNCMPVQNVVSWNTMLALYVRFKDYDQCLRLFDRMKEGDVMPNEATLVSVLTACANLGRLDEGKWVHSYINNNRKIKPDVLLSTALLTMYAKCGAMDFASNVFKEMPEKSVVSWNSMIMGYGMHGHGKKALEVFLEMEKSGTMPNTATFVCILCACTHAGMVLEGWWYFSRMCQKYKIEPNTEHYGCMVDLLARAGLMKNSEEIITEMPMEAGPVLWGALLSACRTHSNLELGVIVAKRLIDLKQGDIGPYVLLSNMYAAEGKWDGVESVRKMIKEKGLQKAAGRSIVHIGDSGSEYDLESDSVHKKIMVYSMLTEMGAQMKLSYRLTMMEERK, via the coding sequence ATGGCCGTTAGGTTCAAATCATCCAAACCCACGGCCAGCTTCTCTTCTCGTACTCTTGAAAAATTCATCAAAACCCACAGAAATCTCTCCAAATCCTCACCAAGAATCTGGACTGATAATGAAGACGATCCCCTAGAAGTGGATTTGCAAGGATATTGCATTTTGAACCTAAACCACCCCTTCCTGCGCTCATTAGATTCCTGTAGTGGCACCATGAGAGAGTTCAACCAAATCCAATCTCAGCTCATTGTCTCTGGCATCTTTCAACATCCTCTGGCTACCAGCAGAGCCGTAAAGAAGCTTTGTGCTTCTCCAATTACAGCCAAACACgctctttctctttttgatagcCTCGAAGAGCCCGATGCTTTCATATGCAACACCATTATGAGGAGTTTAGTGAATTTCAATGACCCACATGTAGCTCTTACTTTCTACTATCAGCAAATGGTGGGTAAAGGCGTCCTGCCGAATCATTACACCTTCCCGCTCGTAGTGAAGATCTCCGCAGAGCTTGGGTTGGTCTGGGTCGGGGAAAAAAATCATGCTCTGATACTGAAGTATGGGCTTAATCTTGATTTGTTTGTTCGGAACTCCTTGATTCATATGTACTCTGTTTGTGGAAGAATTGGGGCTGCACGCGTGCTGTTTGATGCGTGTTCCCAGTCAGATTTGGTTACTTGGAACTCAATGATTGACGGGTATGTGAAGAATGGGGAGGTTGGTTTGGCACGTGAACTTTTTGATGAAATgtgggggagagatatttttagTTGGAACTCTATGCTTGCAGGTTATGTGGGAATTGAAGACATGAAGACTGCAAAAAATTTGTTTGAGAGGATGCCATTTCGAGATGTTGTTTCTTGGAATTGTATGATTGATGGGTATGCAAGGATTGGAGATATTGCTGGGGCTCACGAGCTTTTTAATTGCATGCCAGTTCAAAATGTAGTTTCTTGGAATACCATGTTGGCTCTTTATGTTCGCTTTAAAGATTATGACCAGTGTTTGAGGTTATTTGATAGGATGAAAGAAGGAGATGTTATGCCGAATGAGGCAACTCTTGTGAGTGTCCTGACTGCTTGTGCAAACTTAGGGAGGCTTGATGAGGGCAAATGGGTTCATTCATACATTAATAATAATAGGAAGATCAAGCCTGATGTATTGCTTTCAACTGCCCTCTTGACAATGTATGCAAAATGTGGGGCTATGGATTTTGCTTCCAATGTTTTCAAGGAGATGCCCGAGAAGAGTGTTGTATCGTGGAACTCCATGATTATGGGGTATGGCATGCATGGGCATGGAAAGAAGGCTTTGGAAGTGTTCTTAGAGATGGAGAAGAGTGGAACAATGCCTAATACAGCTACATTTGTTTGCATTTTATGTGCATGTACACATGCTGGAATGGTCTTGGAGGGTTGGTGGTACTTCAGTCGAATGTGTCAGAAATACAAAATTGAACCAAATACCGAGCACTATGGGTGCATGGTTGATCTCCTTGCCCGGGCTGGTCTGATGAAAAATTCAGAAGAGATTATAACTGAGATGCCTATGGAGGCAGGACCTGTCTTATGGGGAGCCCTACTTTCAGCTTGTAGAACTCATTCAAATCTAGAGCTTGGTGTGATTGTGGCCAAGCGCCTAATTGATTTGAAACAAGGGGATATTGGGCCCTATGTTTTATTATCAAACATGTATGCCGCAGAAGGCAAATGGGATGGTGTGGAAAGCGTGAGGAAGATGATAAAGGAAAAGGGGTTGCAAAAAGCAGCAGGGCGTAGCATAGTCCACATTGGAGATTCTGGATCTGAGTATGATTTGGAGAGTGATTCAGTTCATAAGAAAATCATGGTGTATTCCATGTTAACTGAAATGGGTGCTCAGATGAAATTATCATATAGGTTGACTatgatggaggagaggaaataA